From a region of the Armigeres subalbatus isolate Guangzhou_Male unplaced genomic scaffold, GZ_Asu_2 Contig2056, whole genome shotgun sequence genome:
- the LOC134203687 gene encoding THO complex subunit 1-like: MTTPNFEFLLNLFTDTLNKAYKVNEIDQLKAEYDGQKGCSDNDKKAALHQAFRNLLLTKTDDIPAIEGFINFAVGACRLEMTSATIPVVLLGDIFDAVTLDKCEQIFTYVENNVATWKEELFFTACKHNLLRMCNDLLRRLSRSQNTVFCGRILLFLAKFFPFSERSGLNIISEFNLENVTEYGVDGSEMGDQLDGLEENGSGSQLKIDYNLYCKFWALQDFFRNPNQCYNKVQWKMFAAHAGSVLSAFSSFKLEEHRSSSNSNASGSKSSPTPMDIPPEEQIRDSGHFFAKFLTNPKLLSLQLSDSNFRRSVLVQLLILFQYLNSTVKFKADNHLLTQVQIDWLRDTEITVYKLIEESPPNGKKFADSVRHMLAREELWNSWKNEGCKEFKRPEAASASGAAVTANASVEDPSPPVRLPQKRHRKPLGDLIRDSTKQGKFFMGNPELTRLWNTCPDNLQACKGEDRNFLPSLEAYLDGSKAKQDPSFEWRALRLLARQSPHFFTLFNSPSYKVADYLESVRKKIQKDKVDVKQQVVQDDIPSQNDNDQNEAEGEAFVGEEETDQMDSELLKTEQLTPEDKNTHKTITVTKAQMVELAPSIGKDWKKLATKLGYNSDEIQYFESENATVGDQCRHLLQVWFEDDMDASLDQLAYILEGLEMLTAAEAVKQMIASLSDDKVEEVSDE; the protein is encoded by the exons ATGACTACGCCTAATTTCGAATTCCTTCTCAATCTATTCACG GACACCCTAAACAAGGCGTACAAAGTGAACGAAATCGACCAGCTCAAAGCGGAATACGACGGACAGAAGGGTTGCAGCGATAACGATAAGAAAGCGGCCCTGCATCAAGCGTTCCGAAATCTGCTGCTAACGAAGACGGATGACATTCCGGCGATCGAAGGTTTCATCAACTTTGCGGTTGGAGCATGTCGCTTGGAAATGACTTCGGCGACGATTCCGGTTGTTCTGTTGGGCGACATTTTCGATGCTGTAACGCTGGACAAATGcgaacaaattttcacctatgtGGAGAACAACGTGGCCACGTGGAAGGAGGAGCTGTTCTTTACCGCTTGTAAGCACAATTTGCTGCGTATGTGCAACGATCTGTTGCGGCGGTTGTCTCGTTCGCAGAATACGGTTTTCTGCGGAAGGATTCtactgtttttggccaaatTCTTCCCATTTAGCGAGAGGTCTGGGCTGAACATCATTTCGGAGTTTAATCTGGAAAATGTGACGGAGTACGGTGTGGATGGAAGTGAGATGGGCGACCAATTGGATGGATTGGAGGAAAATGGTTCGGGAAGCCAGTTGAAGATTGATTATAACTTATATTGCAAGTTTTGGGCTCTGCAAGacttcttccggaatccgaatCAGTGCTATAACAAGGTGCAGTGGAAGATGTTTGCAGCG CATGCCGGAAGTGTTCTGTCCGCTTTCAGCAGTTTCAAATTGGAAGAACATCGTTCGTCTTCCAATAGTAATGCATCCGGCAGCAAGTCAAGCCCCACACCAATGGATATTCCACCAGAAGAGCAGATCCGTGATTCTGGCCACTTTTTCGCTAAATTTCTTACTAATCCAAAGCTGCTTTCGCTGCAGCTGTCGGATTCAAACTTTCGTCGATCAGTGCTAGTACAATTGCTGATTCTGTTCCAGTATCTTAATTCTACCGTCAAGTTCAAAGCCGACAATCATTTGCTCACGCAAGTCCAAATCGACTGGCTGCGGGACACGGAGATAACTGTTTACAAGCTAATCGAGGAATCGCCACCAAATGGGAAGAAGTTTGCTGATTCAGTGCGCCACATGTTGGCTCGCGAAGAACTATGGAACAGCTGGAAAAACGAAGGCTGCAAAGAATTTAAACGCCCAGAAGCGGCTTCCGCTTCGGGGGCTGCTGTCACAGCAAATGCCTCCGTCGAAGATCCTTCTCCGCCGGTTCGGCTACCCCAGAAGCGCCATCGCAAGCCTCTCGGCGACCTGATACGAGATTCTACCAAACAGGGTAAATTTTTCATGGGCAATCCCGAGCTAACCCGTCTGTGGAACACATGTCCGGATAATTTGCAGGCCTGTAAAGGGGAAGATCGCAACTTTCTACCTTCGTTGGAAGCCTATCTGGATGGTTCCAAGGCAAAACAGGATCCCTCATTCGAATGGAGAGCCCTGAGATTGCTTGCTCGACAGTCACCGCATTTTTTCACACTATTCAACAGCCCTTCGTACAAGGTGGCTGACTATCTGGAAAGTGTCAGGAAGAAGATTCAGAAGGACAAAGTGGACGTTAAGCAGCAGGTGGTACAGGATGACATTCCGTCACAGAACGATAACGACCAGAATGAAGCAGAAGGTGAGGCATTCGTCGGCGAAGAAGAAACAGATCAG ATGGACTCGGAGCTGCTCAAAACGGAACAGCTCACTCCGGAGGACAAGAACACCCATAAAACCATCACCGTGACAAAGGCGCAGATGGTTGAGCTAGCGCCTAGCATTGGGAAGGATTGGAAAAAGCTTGCCACCAAACTCGGATACAATAGCGATGAAATTCAGTACTTTGAGTCGGAGAATGCAACCGTCGGGGATCAGTGTCGGCACTTGTTGCAAGTGTGGTTCGAAGACGACATGGATGCCAGCTTAGATCAACTGGCTTATATTCTGGAGGGACTGGAAATGCTGACCGCAGCCGAAGCAGTCAAACAGATGATTGCCTCGCTCAGTGATGACAAGGTCGAAGAAGTTTCTGATGAGTAG